CGTCACGTGAATACGGTCTTTCAAAGCTATGCCCTATTTCCGCATATGTCTGTATTCGACAATGTCGCGTTTGGTTTACGCTGCAAACATTTACCCGCAGAACAAATTCAACATCGCGTAACGCGCGCCTTAGCGCGTGTGAAATTACAAGGCTTTGAACATCGCAAGCCACACCAACTCAGTGGTGGACAACAACAACGGGTTGCCATTGCACGTGCTGCCGTCAATGAACCTTTAGTATTATTGTTAGATGAACCACTCAGCTCATTAGATTATGCATTAAGAAAAAAAATGCAAATGGAACTCAAAGAATTACAGCGTGACTTAGGCATTACCTTTGTTTTTGTCACACACGATCAAGAAGAAGCTTTATCGATGTCTGACCGGATCGCCGTCATGCATGATGGTGCTATCCAACAAATTGGGTCGCCACGTGAAGTTTACGAAGAACCATTCAATCTAAAAGTAGGCAAATTTATTGGAACAGCCAACCTCTTTGACACCACTATTTTAAAGGCTGAAGAAAAATTATTAACCGTCACCATTGAAGGGATCCCACTTGTCTTTGAAAACCGTCGCCAATTTAAGACTGGCCAAGCAGTAAAAACCCTAGTGCGTCCGGAAGACCTCAAAGTCTGGGATAGAACAGAAGTCACTGACACCAGCCGTATGTTTCCTGGTATTGTCGAAGAGGTAATTTACAAAGGATCCACTGTAGATTTGGTCGTACGCTTACACAGCAATCAAAAACGTTTAT
This genomic stretch from marine bacterium B5-7 harbors:
- the potA gene encoding spermidine/putrescine import ATP-binding protein PotA translates to MVEALIEIQGVSKSFKDQEVLHNIHLTVQRGEFLTLLGPSGCGKTTLLRLISGFEQADIGTITINHRNVTGLSANQRHVNTVFQSYALFPHMSVFDNVAFGLRCKHLPAEQIQHRVTRALARVKLQGFEHRKPHQLSGGQQQRVAIARAAVNEPLVLLLDEPLSSLDYALRKKMQMELKELQRDLGITFVFVTHDQEEALSMSDRIAVMHDGAIQQIGSPREVYEEPFNLKVGKFIGTANLFDTTILKAEEKLLTVTIEGIPLVFENRRQFKTGQAVKTLVRPEDLKVWDRTEVTDTSRMFPGIVEEVIYKGSTVDLVVRLHSNQKRLYATEFFDEDDENLDYHLGEQVWVEWYAGWEVILPDED